Proteins from one Haloarchaeobius litoreus genomic window:
- a CDS encoding flippase activity-associated protein Agl23 — translation MADAATASATDDGSEPGGDSGPESESVDRSLLGAVVAFSLLATALRLVHLGVRTAHWDEARHGYAVLRYGATGVWEYRPILHGPLLAHANELLFGVFGASDAVARLFPALLGGLLPLSAWLFRERLRRSEVVALAALLAVNPALLYYSRFARSDLLVATFAFVTVGLVVRLLDTREPGYLYAASVSFALAVASKENALVYLACWLGAGALLVDHRLFWKRWSLVGDGERRLAAPDWLRGRVDEAVVLFAVLNPLVVALVPGVGRVVAIVLLLVVLRCALWVVPRDGEAFPAIVGVGVAVLSLLVFVGDAVVATYAVAWLVAAAYVLGVLLRGTDAGRTLGLWRGPVLLSGVVFTVVVTALYLPRGTGVGALAGDPLLLADLVESALFGSWTAASDLWFGSVQDQSVLPYTIFFVKTLLAGAAVTCVFGVVGLLLDRYRDGGARDLVAFCGYWGLASVVVYPVVMYGMGPWHAVHVAVPLAVPAAVALSLVYRWGRDAVADRRAVSAALAVLVLTGGAGTAVGAAVATSYHSSASPDNGLVQPGQPGTDLDPALAHVSAATAAHDDGPDVLYYGAYFAMDDESAADSLPVTDEYGWRDDTYRQLARNEAWYNRLPLPWYFEQQGLETASARNATALRAALESPPPVVVTRAAHRDTVARELGGGYEQYPVQLTVNGTNTVVFVNASAGRESKR, via the coding sequence ATGGCAGACGCGGCGACGGCCTCGGCGACCGACGACGGCTCCGAACCCGGGGGCGACTCCGGACCGGAGTCCGAGTCGGTCGACCGTTCCCTCCTCGGTGCTGTCGTCGCCTTCTCCCTTCTCGCGACCGCCCTCCGGCTGGTCCACCTCGGTGTGCGGACCGCCCACTGGGACGAGGCTCGCCACGGCTACGCGGTGCTCCGGTACGGCGCGACGGGTGTCTGGGAGTACCGACCTATCCTCCACGGGCCACTGCTCGCGCACGCGAACGAACTGCTCTTCGGCGTCTTCGGGGCGAGTGACGCGGTCGCCCGGCTGTTCCCGGCGCTGCTCGGCGGGCTGCTCCCGCTGTCGGCGTGGCTGTTCAGAGAGCGGCTCCGCCGGAGCGAGGTCGTCGCGCTCGCGGCCCTGCTGGCGGTGAACCCCGCGCTGCTCTACTACTCGCGGTTCGCCCGGTCGGACCTGCTCGTGGCGACGTTCGCCTTCGTCACGGTCGGGCTGGTCGTCCGGCTGCTGGACACGCGCGAACCGGGCTATCTCTACGCCGCGAGCGTGTCGTTCGCCCTCGCGGTGGCGTCGAAGGAGAACGCACTGGTGTACCTCGCCTGCTGGCTCGGAGCCGGCGCGCTGCTCGTCGACCACCGGCTGTTCTGGAAGCGCTGGTCGCTCGTCGGCGACGGTGAGCGGCGGCTCGCCGCGCCGGACTGGCTCCGCGGGCGTGTCGACGAGGCCGTGGTCCTGTTCGCCGTGCTCAACCCGCTGGTCGTCGCACTGGTCCCCGGCGTCGGGCGGGTCGTCGCCATCGTGCTGTTGCTGGTCGTGTTGCGGTGTGCGCTCTGGGTCGTCCCCCGCGATGGGGAGGCGTTCCCGGCCATCGTGGGCGTCGGGGTCGCCGTGCTCTCGCTGCTCGTCTTCGTCGGCGACGCGGTCGTGGCGACGTATGCCGTCGCGTGGCTCGTCGCCGCCGCGTACGTGCTCGGGGTGCTCCTCCGGGGCACCGACGCGGGCCGGACGCTCGGCCTGTGGCGTGGGCCCGTACTCCTCTCCGGTGTCGTGTTCACCGTCGTCGTCACCGCGCTGTACCTCCCACGCGGTACCGGCGTCGGGGCGCTCGCGGGCGACCCGCTGCTGCTCGCCGACCTCGTCGAGTCGGCGCTGTTCGGGAGCTGGACCGCCGCCAGCGACCTCTGGTTCGGGTCCGTCCAGGACCAGTCCGTCCTCCCGTACACCATCTTCTTCGTGAAGACGCTGCTCGCCGGCGCGGCCGTGACCTGCGTGTTCGGCGTCGTCGGTCTCCTGCTCGACCGCTACCGCGACGGCGGTGCGCGCGACCTCGTCGCCTTCTGTGGCTACTGGGGGCTCGCGAGCGTCGTCGTCTACCCCGTCGTCATGTACGGGATGGGGCCGTGGCACGCGGTCCACGTCGCCGTCCCGCTCGCGGTGCCGGCCGCCGTCGCGCTCTCGCTGGTGTACCGCTGGGGCCGGGACGCTGTCGCCGACCGCCGCGCCGTCTCGGCCGCGCTCGCGGTGCTCGTCCTCACGGGTGGCGCAGGAACGGCAGTCGGCGCTGCGGTCGCGACCTCGTACCACTCGTCGGCGTCGCCTGACAACGGGCTCGTCCAGCCCGGCCAGCCCGGAACCGACCTCGACCCGGCGCTCGCCCACGTCTCGGCGGCCACCGCGGCCCACGACGACGGCCCCGACGTGCTCTACTACGGCGCGTACTTCGCGATGGACGACGAGTCCGCCGCCGACTCGCTTCCCGTGACCGACGAGTACGGCTGGCGCGACGACACCTACCGGCAGCTCGCCCGGAACGAGGCGTGGTACAACCGGCTGCCGCTGCCCTGGTACTTCGAACAGCAGGGCCTGGAGACGGCGAGCGCCCGGAACGCGACCGCGCTCCGCGCCGCGCTGGAGTCGCCGCCGCCCGTCGTCGTGACACGCGCCGCCCACCGGGAC
- a CDS encoding ATP-binding protein → MSSGRPDGDHGRSVCLLRAGSLSIDLTASLHDRDFTVEECELSVGSDAERCFSLLGATADPPDAIVLVTNDPAVLDATQLGSFDPVVVATSDRAVERAVHTGEYPVSGVCRVTDDSAAATLAWVVDSAIEVHEYEVRTERLRVDTALIREVNTAIVRATSQAEIERTVCERLVGTRYTLAWVASGHGSPNEIRAVAGNTDSDSDVLPLATGVDGDGPLATALATHETQVAWNAPLDERFRPDGVDGPFGVAVAPLVYEERCFGLLVVHSPNREDVDEQARELLTDIAENAAHAIQAARDRETVRQSRNRLEAITGAIPDLVIVYDENGRYEEVLTNEPVLGLAESEVLLGRTVHELLPHDTADRVLGAVRDTIETGEGQTIEYSVPFEGETYVWEARTTLLERDGGGRVVFLARDVTEAHAYQAELEAKNERLDEFASFVSHDLRNPLNVAQATLEMVEPSDGDSATYLAEARDALARMADLIEDVLALARQGAVVEDPTRTPLEPVVHRAWATVDSGDAKLDVGPDLGRVLADPDRLQQLFENLFRNSVEHGSTDDDPVTVHVARTPDGFRVVDDGPGIPPENREKVLEHGVTTHDSGTGFGLAIVDRIAAAHGWTVAVVDPPSSDPGACFEIAGVEFV, encoded by the coding sequence ATGTCATCCGGACGGCCGGACGGCGACCACGGTCGGTCGGTCTGCCTGCTCCGGGCCGGATCGCTCTCCATCGACCTGACTGCGTCGCTCCACGACAGGGATTTCACGGTCGAAGAGTGCGAGCTGTCGGTCGGGTCGGACGCGGAACGGTGCTTCTCGCTCCTCGGGGCGACGGCGGACCCACCGGACGCAATCGTGCTCGTCACGAACGACCCGGCGGTGCTCGACGCCACCCAGCTCGGGTCGTTCGACCCCGTCGTCGTCGCGACGAGCGACCGGGCGGTCGAGCGGGCGGTCCACACGGGCGAGTATCCGGTCTCGGGCGTCTGTCGGGTCACCGACGACTCCGCGGCGGCGACGCTCGCCTGGGTCGTCGACTCGGCTATCGAGGTCCACGAGTACGAGGTCCGTACGGAACGACTCCGTGTCGACACCGCGCTCATCCGCGAGGTGAACACCGCCATCGTGCGGGCGACCTCGCAGGCGGAGATCGAGCGCACCGTCTGTGAACGGCTGGTCGGCACCAGGTACACGCTCGCCTGGGTCGCGTCGGGGCACGGGAGTCCGAACGAGATTCGTGCGGTCGCTGGGAACACCGATTCCGACAGTGACGTCCTGCCGCTGGCGACTGGTGTGGACGGTGACGGCCCACTGGCGACCGCGCTGGCGACACACGAGACACAGGTCGCGTGGAACGCCCCGCTCGACGAGCGGTTCCGCCCCGACGGCGTCGACGGCCCGTTCGGCGTGGCCGTCGCGCCGCTCGTGTACGAGGAGCGCTGTTTCGGGCTGCTCGTCGTCCACTCGCCGAACCGGGAGGACGTCGACGAACAGGCCCGGGAGCTGCTCACCGACATCGCGGAGAACGCGGCCCACGCCATCCAGGCTGCACGCGACCGGGAGACGGTCCGGCAGAGCCGGAACCGGCTGGAGGCCATCACGGGTGCCATCCCCGACCTCGTCATCGTCTACGACGAGAACGGCCGTTACGAGGAGGTGCTGACGAACGAGCCGGTGCTCGGACTGGCGGAGTCCGAGGTGCTCCTCGGCCGGACGGTCCACGAGCTGCTCCCCCACGACACGGCCGACAGGGTTCTGGGCGCGGTCCGCGACACCATCGAGACCGGCGAGGGCCAGACCATCGAGTACTCGGTCCCGTTCGAGGGGGAGACGTACGTCTGGGAGGCCCGGACGACGCTGCTCGAACGCGACGGCGGCGGTCGCGTCGTCTTCCTCGCTCGCGACGTGACCGAGGCCCACGCGTACCAGGCCGAACTCGAGGCGAAGAACGAGCGGCTCGACGAGTTCGCGAGCTTCGTCAGCCACGACCTGCGGAACCCGCTGAACGTCGCACAGGCCACGCTCGAGATGGTCGAGCCGTCGGACGGGGACTCCGCGACCTACCTCGCGGAGGCCCGGGACGCGCTGGCCCGGATGGCGGATCTCATCGAGGACGTGCTGGCGCTCGCCCGACAGGGGGCCGTCGTCGAGGACCCGACGCGGACGCCCCTCGAACCCGTCGTCCACCGTGCGTGGGCCACGGTCGATTCGGGCGACGCGAAGCTCGACGTCGGGCCGGACCTCGGACGGGTGCTCGCGGACCCCGACCGGCTCCAGCAGCTGTTCGAGAACCTCTTCCGGAACTCGGTGGAACACGGCTCCACCGACGACGACCCGGTGACCGTCCACGTCGCGCGGACGCCCGACGGGTTCCGGGTCGTCGACGACGGCCCCGGCATCCCGCCCGAGAACCGCGAGAAGGTGCTAGAGCACGGCGTCACGACGCACGACTCCGGCACCGGGTTCGGGCTCGCCATCGTCGACCGCATCGCGGCCGCACACGGCTGGACGGTCGCGGTGGTCGACCCACCGTCGTCAGACCCCGGGGCCTGCTTCGAGATAGCCGGCGTCGAGTTCGTCTGA
- a CDS encoding Mov34/MPN/PAD-1 family protein has translation MGLFDRFFQRQGVVGIARDTIEFALESAEDTHPNEYMGMLRGTPAKHLDMDQRGYVITDILVIPGTRSNPVSATVDSNMIPNDMRSLGSIHSHPNGVLRPSDEDLGTFTSGTVHIIMGAPYGRNDWRAFDQHGEYRDLPVLDVDLEDHEEFFDFTQADIDAELRRDK, from the coding sequence ATGGGACTGTTCGACCGGTTCTTCCAGCGCCAGGGCGTCGTCGGCATCGCCCGCGACACAATCGAGTTCGCGCTGGAGTCCGCCGAGGACACCCACCCCAACGAGTACATGGGGATGCTGCGTGGGACGCCCGCGAAGCACCTCGACATGGACCAGCGGGGCTACGTCATCACGGACATCCTCGTCATCCCAGGCACCCGGTCGAACCCGGTGAGCGCGACGGTCGACTCGAACATGATCCCGAACGACATGCGCTCGCTCGGGAGCATCCACTCGCACCCGAACGGCGTCCTCCGGCCGAGCGACGAGGACCTGGGCACGTTCACCTCGGGCACCGTCCACATCATCATGGGAGCGCCGTACGGCCGCAACGACTGGCGCGCGTTCGACCAGCACGGCGAGTACCGGGACCTCCCGGTGCTCGACGTCGACCTGGAGGACCACGAGGAGTTCTTCGACTTCACACAGGCAGACATCGACGCGGAACTGCGACGAGACAAATGA
- a CDS encoding FAD synthase encodes MTENPTTVIAQGTFDILHPGHLHYFSEAAALGDELHVIIARRENVTHKEKPILPDRQRRDMVAALEMVDEAHLGHTEDIFVPIERIDPDCIVLGHDQHHDEAAIADALASRGIDCEVRRASAREPKYEGELLSTGRIVDRILELRDG; translated from the coding sequence ATGACCGAAAATCCGACGACCGTCATCGCACAGGGGACGTTCGACATCCTCCACCCGGGGCACCTCCACTACTTCTCGGAGGCCGCGGCGCTGGGCGACGAGCTCCACGTCATCATCGCCCGACGGGAGAACGTCACGCACAAGGAGAAACCCATCCTGCCGGACCGCCAGCGACGCGACATGGTGGCCGCACTGGAGATGGTCGACGAGGCACACCTCGGGCACACAGAGGACATCTTCGTCCCCATCGAGCGCATCGACCCGGACTGCATCGTCCTCGGCCACGACCAGCACCACGACGAGGCCGCCATCGCGGACGCCCTGGCGAGTCGCGGCATCGACTGCGAGGTGCGCCGGGCGAGCGCCCGCGAGCCGAAGTACGAGGGCGAGCTCCTCTCGACGGGTCGTATCGTCGACCGCATCCTCGAACTGCGCGACGGCTGA
- the ribH gene encoding 6,7-dimethyl-8-ribityllumazine synthase: MTSLGLVVAEFNASVTEEMESVARDAAAEADATVAETVHVPGVYDAPLAADRLARRDDVDAVAVLGAIVTGDTDHDDVIGHATAQKLTDVSLDRDTPVTLGVTGPGMSGAEARERVGNAAKAVEGAVKLVERL, translated from the coding sequence ATGACCTCGCTCGGACTGGTGGTCGCGGAGTTCAACGCCTCGGTCACCGAGGAGATGGAGTCGGTCGCGAGAGATGCGGCGGCCGAGGCGGACGCGACGGTCGCGGAGACCGTCCACGTCCCGGGGGTGTATGACGCCCCGCTGGCCGCCGACCGGCTGGCACGCCGGGACGACGTCGACGCGGTCGCCGTGCTCGGTGCCATCGTCACCGGCGACACGGACCACGACGACGTCATCGGGCACGCGACCGCCCAGAAGCTCACCGACGTGAGCCTCGACCGCGACACGCCGGTCACACTCGGCGTCACGGGCCCCGGCATGAGCGGTGCCGAGGCCAGAGAGCGCGTCGGGAACGCCGCGAAGGCCGTCGAGGGTGCTGTCAAACTGGTAGAACGACTATGA
- a CDS encoding pyridoxal phosphate-dependent aminotransferase produces the protein MSMDFAERVTRVEPSATLAISDAASELEAEGVDVVDLSVGEPDFPTPANVVQAAKDAMDAGHTGYAPSNGIPQLKEAIAGKLAEDGLDYDPGQVIVTPGGKQALYEIINALIDDGDEVALLDPAWVSYEAMVKLSGGSLTRVDTATHDFALEPALDDLAEAVSDETELLVVNSPGNPHGAVYSREALEGVRDLAVEHDFLVISDEIYKEITYGDAEPISLGTLDGMGDRTITVNGFSKAYSMTGWRLGYFAAPEELVSQAGKIHSHSVSSAVNFVQHAGVEALSNCDEAVEEMTEAFEARRDMLVDLFAEHGVDVAVPEGAFYMMLPVDDDDSAWCQGAIDEAHVATVPGSAFGTPGYARLSYAASEERLREGVERLAEHDYI, from the coding sequence ATGAGCATGGATTTCGCAGAGAGAGTCACGAGAGTCGAACCGTCCGCGACGCTGGCCATCTCCGACGCCGCCTCCGAACTGGAGGCCGAGGGCGTCGACGTGGTGGACCTGAGCGTCGGCGAACCGGACTTCCCCACCCCGGCGAACGTCGTGCAGGCCGCGAAGGACGCGATGGACGCCGGCCACACCGGCTACGCGCCGTCGAACGGCATCCCGCAGCTGAAGGAGGCCATCGCCGGGAAGCTGGCCGAGGACGGGCTGGACTACGACCCCGGCCAGGTCATCGTCACCCCCGGCGGGAAGCAGGCGCTGTACGAGATCATCAACGCGCTCATCGACGACGGCGACGAGGTCGCGCTGCTGGACCCCGCGTGGGTGTCCTACGAGGCGATGGTGAAGCTCTCGGGCGGCTCGCTCACCCGCGTCGACACCGCGACGCACGACTTCGCGCTCGAACCCGCGCTCGACGACCTCGCCGAGGCGGTGTCGGACGAGACGGAGCTGCTCGTCGTGAACTCGCCGGGCAACCCCCACGGCGCGGTCTACTCCCGGGAGGCCCTGGAAGGTGTGCGCGACCTCGCCGTCGAGCACGACTTCCTCGTCATCTCCGACGAGATATACAAGGAGATCACCTACGGCGACGCCGAGCCCATCTCGCTCGGCACGCTCGACGGGATGGGTGACCGCACCATCACCGTCAACGGCTTCTCGAAGGCGTACTCGATGACGGGCTGGCGGCTCGGCTACTTCGCCGCGCCCGAGGAGCTCGTCTCGCAGGCCGGGAAGATACACAGCCACTCGGTCTCCTCGGCGGTGAACTTCGTCCAGCACGCGGGCGTCGAGGCGCTTTCGAACTGCGACGAGGCCGTCGAAGAGATGACCGAGGCGTTCGAGGCGCGCCGCGACATGCTCGTCGACCTGTTCGCAGAGCACGGCGTCGACGTCGCGGTGCCGGAGGGGGCGTTCTACATGATGCTCCCGGTCGACGACGACGACTCGGCGTGGTGCCAGGGTGCCATCGACGAGGCCCACGTCGCCACGGTGCCGGGGAGCGCGTTCGGCACGCCCGGCTACGCGCGGCTCTCCTACGCGGCCAGCGAGGAACGGCTCCGCGAGGGCGTCGAGCGGCTCGCCGAGCACGACTACATCTGA